A segment of the Synechococcus sp. MU1643 genome:
GACGAGGGGCTTAACTCACGATTCAATGCAACAGGCTCCGGCAAGCTCAGATCGAGCTCAGCTGCTCCGTCAAAGCCGTAGCGGTGAACCCACTGACTGATCAGACCCGGCAGCAAGGCCTTATCACCTGAGGTCCTGGCCACCTGGATCTGAAGGGCCAGAGCGTTCTGTCGAGATGACGGCTGCTGAAACGGAGAAGAAAGCACGGATTCAGGAAAGTTTGCGGTTGAGCAGAGGGCGAATCACAAGAAACAGCCCGATGGTGAGGAACAGAAGGATCAGCAGACAGCTGGTGCCGGTGACATCCCCGTAAGGAGCCTCCAGAAGCACTGCCGAGAGATCCAAAGGACCTTGGTAAGCCGCTCGAATGGGTTCTATCGCGAAGGTAAGGGGATTCAACGCCGCAAGCCAGCCCAGCCAGGTCGGCATGAACGACAACGGGGCCAAGGCCGTGCTGGCAAACAGCAACGGCAAGTTGGCCACAAAAATCACAGCGATCAACTCGATGTGCCCCGGCAAAGCGAACGCCAGTCCAAGGCTGAGGGCCGTCACCGCAAAAACCAGGAGCAGCAGCGTCACCAGCACCAGGGCCAGGCCGCTGATGCCTGGCCATCCATAACCAAGCATGGCTGCCGTGCCCATGATCGCCAGACTCTGCAGCAGGCTCAGCGCCGTGATGTAGATCACCGACGCCAGCACGATGGAACTGCGGCTTCGAAGCGGTGCCACCAGCAAACGATTCAGGAACCCGAATTCGCGGTCAAACATGACCGGCAAGCCGGCATTCAAAGCACCACTGAAGGCCGTGAAGACAATCACTCCAGCACCAAGAAAACGGCCGTAACTCATGCCTCCTGGCAAGAGACCTTCAGGGGCGTTGGCGAAGAGCGCACCAAACAGAATCAACCAGATCAGGGGTTGCAGAACCCCGGCAATCAAGGTTGAAGGGCGACGCATCAACTGAAGAAACAGGCGCCGGGTGAGGGCCCACGTTTCCTGACTGAGCTCTGCGAGGGCTCTGGATTGCTGCTGCTGGAGAGCAACAGATGCTGTTGGGGAAGTCATCGTTGGCGCTCAACGCATGGATTGACGCTTTTCCTGTTTGACGTCGCGCTGGCCTGTGATAGCCAGTTCAGCGTCCATCAGGGTGCGTCCTGTGGCCTGAAGGTAGACATCATCCAGGCTGGGACGGCTTTGGGCCAGGGCAAACACAGGCAGACCTGCAGCCTCGAGGGTCTGACGCAGCTGATCAATCACGACACCACCCTCAACTACCAGGTTCAGGGAAAACCCCTGGGATCGGTTCACCACCACCTGTCGCACCCCATCCAGGGGTTCAAGAAGGGCACGCACCTGGGTCGCCTCATCGGCATTGCTGAACTCTCGGACCCGCAGGGTGACGCGATCACCCCCAAGCCGTTGTTTGAGCTGGTCAGGGCTGCCTTCGGCAATCACACGACCGGCGTCGATGATCGCCATCTGATCCGCCAGAGCCTCCACTTCTTCGAGGTAGTGACTGCTCAAAAGAACAGTCGTGCCCGCCTCAACCAACTGACGCAGCAGTTGCCAGATGGCACTGCGACTCTCAATATCCAGTCCCACGGTGGGTTCATCGAGCACAAGCAACCGAGGTCGATGCAGTAGACCAGCCGCCAAATCCAACCGCCGGCGCATGCCACCGGAATAGGTGCCGCAGCGTCGGTCAATCCAGTCGCCCATCGCGAGGCGGTCAATCAAATCAGCGATGCGACCTTCGCGATCGTTCCGAGGCAGGTGATAAAGATCCCCTTGCAATTGCAGGAGTTCCCGGCCACTCAGAATCTTGTCGATGGCCACCTCCTGGGCGACGTAGCCCATGAGCTGGCGGACGTCTCGTGGCTGCGCCAGACCGTCTACACCCCCGACAACGACTGAGCCGCTGTCGGGGGCGAGCAGGGTGGCCAGGATGCGCATGGCCGTTGTCTTGCCAGCACCGTTCGGGCCAAGCAACCCGAATAGGCACCCTTCAGGAACGGTGAGATCAAGCTCACGCAGAGCCGATACCGTGCCGTAGGCCTTGGAGATCTTCCGGAGTTCAATCAACGCCATCAGGCACCGTCAGGGACTTGCTCGGCCAATTCAGGGAATCTAGAGAGTGCTCATTGCACCCCCGTGGGCAGGGAGAGAAGCTGCATCACCTGTTGGGCAAAGCCTGAGGCCAGATCCGTCCGGCTGAGAATGAGCAGCAAACAGAGCCCAAACAGATAAAGGATTGACCAACGGAACAGCGCCTTGGCATTCACAAGGCTGTCGGGATCCAAGGACAGCCGATCGACGAGCTGCAGCAATCGACCGTTGTAAGGCAGCAGCATCAAGCCATAGAAGACGCCACCTGAAGGCAGAGCAAACACGCCCAAACCGCTGAGCAGAACAGTGATCCAGCCATAAGTCTTGATCGCCCGGGCCGTCACCACAGGTCCCTTCACCACGGGCAGCATCGGGATCCCGACAGCGCGATAGTCCTCACGCAACAGCAGGGCCAAGGCCCAGAAGTGAGCTGGCGTCCAGACCATCACCAAAGCGAACAGCCACCAACCCCCGAGGCCGACATGGCCCGTGGCGGCGGCCGCCCCCACGAGAGGCGGAATGGCCCCGGCGACACCACCGATGACGATGTTCTGGGACGTCCGAGGCTTGAGCAAAGCTGTGTAAAGCAGCACGTAACTGCACAGACCGAGCAGGGACAACCCAGCAGCGAGACAGTTCACGCCGCTCACCAGAAGCATCGCCGCCGCCAGGGTGCAGGCGATGGCGCCGATGAATGCACTGGTGGGAGACAGACGACCGGAGGGGAGTGCGCGACCGCTGGTGCGGGCCATCCGACCATCGAGGTCCTGCTCCCACAAGCAATTCAAAACCCCTGCAGCAGCGGAGGCAAGCGCCCCTCCTCCCAGGGTGCAGACAAGCCGCGGCGATGAGAGAGGCCAGCCCTCACTGAGAGCCATTCCACCCAGAGTGGTGGCCAGCAGCAAAGGGATCAGGCGGGGTTTGGCGACTTCCAGCCAGGCCGGCAGTTTCACCCTCTTGCGGGAGGGAACCACCTCCTCACGGGTCGGACGAACGGTTGCGGTGATTTCAGCCATGACAGGCCTCCAAGGAGGTGTCGTCGAGGACGACGGAACGGGACGGTGAGGGGAGGTCCGGAGAGCGGACCAGAAGCGCCGCAAACAGAGCGATCAGCAAGGCAGCCACCAGCTGATGCGCAACGGTCACTGCGGGTTGCGACAAACCAAGACGAAGGGTGAGAACGCCAAGGGCCACCTGAACCAGCACCAGCAGCACGGCCCCAGCCAGCCAGGGCCACTGCTGGCGAGCCCAACCACCCGCCAGAACTGCTGCCCCGGCGAAGGCGAGCACAACAACGACCACCGGCATCGCCGTCACGCGATGGGAGAGAACCAGCTGGCAGGCCTCTCCTCCTGCGAGGCACCGCTGCCCTGCCCAAGCAGTGGCCATACGACCACCGAGCAGGCACTGCACAAAGACCGACGACAGACCAAGCGATGCCGCGATGCGCCACCAGAGCGGAGCGAGGACAGCAGCGGGGTGAAACAAGCGTTGGGTCAGCCCACTGAGGAGCGCCACAAGGGTGAGAGCGAGTGCCAGATGGGCGGTCACCACACCGGAGGGCAGCAGCCGGGTCACCGTCAGCGCACCCAAGGCTCCCTGCATTGCCACCAGAGCCATCAGGCCGGCGGCCAGCCAGGGCAGCCATCGCGGCAGTTGACGCCGCTGAAGCGTCGTCGCCACAGCCATCACCACCAAGGCGATGCCAATGAGGAAAGCATCGAGGCGGTGAAACCACTCCAAGAACACCTGAACATTCATCTGGCGACCCGGCAAAAACGAGCCAAAACACAGGGGCCAGTCCGGACAGGCCAAGCCGGCCTCCATCACCCGGGTCGCTCCACCGATCACCACCAAAGCGATTACGGCAACCACTAAGTGAGCCGATAACAACCCGAGACGTCGACGCAATGTCGACATTGATGAAAGCATCATCGAACAAGCTCCATCCGATGCATCCAAGCGGGATTGCTTGGACCGTAGCGATGCAGAAGATGACGTCACGCTGTGTGGACGTCTGCAACACAAATGAGGAAAAATCATCCCCTTTTCCTGACAGAAATAAGGCCTTAACAATCACTTCATGGAGAACCGCAGCCAGCCCCATACGCTGTTGAAAACCAGGGATTGATCAGGTGCAGATCCCATCCGCCATTCTCACGTTGGTGATCGGGATGGTCCTTGCTTTGGGCGGCCTTTGGATCGGCCAGAACATCAACCTCCTCCCCATCGATGCGAGCGCCAACGCGCCGATTTACGACGAGCTCTTTAAGGTTCTATTCACGATTGGCAGCATTCTGTTTGTCGGAATCGTTGGCCTTCTCGTCTTTAGCTTGATTCGATTTAGGCGACGCAGCGGGCAACTCGGCGACGGCCTGGCCATCGAGGGAAATCTGCCACTCGAAATTTTCTGGACAGCAGTTCCTGCTGTTGTGGTGCTGTTTGTTGGTCTATACAGCTACGACATTTACGACCGCATGGGTGGCATGGTGCCTCTGGCCCATGACCACATGGGCGGAGCACACGAGGAACAGATCTGGGGAGGAATCAGTTCAGGCTCGATTGAATCAGCAGCGGCAACAAATGTCTTGCCCGTTGAAGTGACAGCCATGCAATTCGCCTTCCTCTTTCATTACCCAGAGGGAGACATCACATCAGGTGAACTTCATGTTCCAGTCGACCGACCAATCACCCTGCGGATGGAAGCAAAAGATGTGATTCACGCCTTCTGGGTTCCTGAATTTCGCCTGAAGCAGGACATCATTCCAGGCCAACCAACTCAGCTGAGTTTCACGCCCACACGCACCGGCCGTTATCCAATTGTGTGTGCCGAACTCTGTGGGCCCTACCACGGTGGAATGCGCTCCACTGTTGTGGTGGAAAGTCCGGAGGACTGGGACAGCTGGTACGGGCAGAACGCCAAAGCAGCACCTGAAGAAGAAACGCTCACCATCGCGAACGCCTGACATGACCATCAGCTTGCCCCCAGAAACATCCAGCCCTCCACGGCTTCAACCCAGCGGTTGGTTGCGGTATTTCAGCTTCAGCGTTGATCACAAGGTGATCGGGCTGCAGTATCTCGTCTGCGGCTTTGTGTTTTATCTGATTGGCGGTGCCCTAGCCGGTGCCATTCGCACGGAGCTCACCAGTCCCGTGTCCGACTTCATGGCACGGGATGTCTACAACCAGGTGCTGACCCTCCACGGCACGGTAATGATCTTTCTCTGGATCGTCCCCGTAGTGAATGGTGCTTTTGGGAATTATTTGATCCCATTTTATGTGGGCGCTCGGGACATGGCCTTCCCACGCCTCAATGCCGTTGCGTTCTGGTTGATTCCTCCAGCAGGTTTAATGCTGATCACCAGCTATTTCCTCACGGGTGCTGCTCAATCGGGCTGGACGGCCTATCCACCACTCAGCATCACCACACCAGCAACGGGCCAAATCATCTGGATCCTGAGCGTGCTGCTGCTGGGCGGGAGTTCGATCTTTGGTGGGATCAACTTCATCGCCACCATTCTCAAGCTGCGACGCCCCGGCTTGAAATTAATGCAGCTTCCCATGTATTGCTGGGCGATGCTGGGCACCAGCATTCTTGTGGTTCTCTCAACGCCTGTTCTGGCGGGAACATTGGTGCTGCTGAGTTTCGACATCGTTGCCCATACAGGCTTCTTCAATCCCACCCTGGGAGGCAATGTGGTGGTTTACCAGCATCTGTTCTGGTTCTATTCCCACCCAGCGGTTTACATCATGGTGTTGCCGGCCTTTGGCTTGGTGAGCGAAATCCTGCCGGTTCATGCCCGTAAGCCTCTATTCGGCTACGTAACGATGGTGTATTCGATCATGGCCATCGTTGTATTGGGCCTGATTGTGTGGGCGCACCACATGTTCACCAGCGGAACACCTCCCTGGATGCGACTGTTCTTCACCATTGCAACCGCATTCATCGCCGTTCCCACCGGAATCAAATTCTTCAACTGGTTGGCAACACTCTGGGGCGGACGCATCAGCCTCAACAGCGCCATGCTGTTTTCATGCGGCTTCATTGTGAACTTCGTGCTCGGAGGCATCACAGGGGTCGCCCTGGCACAGGTGCCATTCGACATTCATGTACATGACACCTACTTCGTTGTCGCCCACTTCCACTACATCGTCTTCGGTGGATCGGTATTCGTGATCTTCGCCTCGGTTTACCACTGGTATCCCAAATTCACCGGCCGGATGCTCAACGAAGATCTCGGTCGCCTGCACTGTGCACTCACCTTCATCGGCTTCAACCTGTGCTTCGGCCCTCAGCACTGGCTCGGCCTCAATGGAATGCCGCGACGCGTTGCTGAATACGACCCCCAATTCACCTTGATCAATCAGATCAGCTCCGTCGGAGCCCTGCTGATGGCCATCAGCACCCTGCCCTTCCTATGGAATGTGATCCACAGCGCCCTCAACGGCCCAGTCGCAGGGGACAACCCCTGGAAAGCGCTGACGCCCGAATGGCTAACCAGTTCTCCGCCACCGGTCGAGAACTGGATTGGTGAGGCTCCTCTCGTGGAAGAGCCCTACGGCTACGGCGTCCCGCCGGGCGAGCTGGACCTGAGCGCAGCCAGCGGTCGTGATCTTTGGAGTAGCGGCAAATGACCACCACAGTTCCCATCAAGGAGCAGGAGCACAGCCACGAGCAGCATGCCGAGCATCCCGATCACCGCATGTTCGGCCTGGCCACATTTCTTGTGGCGGACGCCATGACTTTCGCCGGATTCTTTGCGGCCTACCTCACCTTTAAAGCGGTGAACCCACTACCGGATGGAGCCATCTATGAACTTGAGCTGCCCCTGCCCATCCTCAACACCGTTCTGCTCCTGGTGAGCAGCGCCACCTTCCACCGAGCCGGCCAGGCAATCCGGCAGGACCACCACGGCCGCTGTCGACGCTGGCTGCTGATCACCGCAGGCCTCGGCCTGGCCTTTCTAGTGAGCCAGATGGTGGAGTACTTCACCCTTCCCTTTGGCCTCACCGACAACCTCTACGCCAGTACCTTCTTCGCCGCCACGGGATTTCATGGTCTTCACGTGACCCTCGGGGCCCTGATGACCCTGATTGTCTGGTGGCAGGCGAGGCAGCCACAGGGCCGTGTGACTGCAGCCGACCACTTCCCCCTGGAAGCAGCGGAGTTGTACTGGCACTTTGTTGATGGGATCTGGGTGATTCTCTTCGTGATCCTTTATCTGCTCTGATCCCTTGCCTTGATTGGCGAGCATGGCCAGAATTCAGTTGAATTAACTCCTGAAATGCTGGTCGGCAAGGAACTGCTCGACAAGGCCAGATCGCTCAGCAATCGGCCTGAAGATGACATCGCTCGCGGTTGCGGCTACGTCGGCCCAAGCGGACGTCTGCTGAAAAAGAGTTTTTATCGGGCCCTAGTGGAGGCCAAAGCGGCGGCCCAGGGATGGCAATTGCCGAAAAGCAGCAGCAGTAGTTCCTCAGGCGGCAGCCGTGGTCGCCAGGCCGAATTCCGAACCCGTGTGCATGGCAACGGCAACCTGCTGATCGGCCACGCCTACACCCGTCGGCTCGGCCTGGAACCCGGCCAGGAGTTCAAGATCGAGCTCCAACGGGACTCCGGAATGATCGTTCTGCAGCAGATGGATCAAGACCAGCCGTGAGCAGCCAGCCAGTTGGCTGACAGCTCATCATCCCTTTTTCGGCCTTCGGCGTTTCCGTCTTCGGCAGCGGTGGCATGCAGCAACCGCTCGGCATAACGGGCCAGTTGATCGGCCTCCAGGTTCACCGTGTCCCCGACAGCAAGGTGCCTCAGGGTCGTTGCCTCCCAGGTGTGGGGGATGACAGCGAGAGTGAACGTCGATCCATCAGCTGAACATTCAGCCACCGTGAGGCTGATTCCATCCACCGCGATGCTGGCCTTCTCACAGACATAACGGCCGAATCGGGGTTCCGACCAGCGGATCGACAGGGCCCAGGAGTGGGGAAGGGTCTCCAGATGGGTGACTTCACCGGTGGCATCCACATGACCGCTCACCAGATGACCACCAAGGCGGTCGCTCAGCCGAAGCGCCGGCTCGAGGTTCACCGCTCCACCACGGTCCGCCTTGCGTCCCAACGTGGTGCGGCGCAGGGTTTCCTCACTCACATCGGCGCGGAAGCCATCCCCCATCAGCTCTGCCGCCGTGAGGCAAACGCCATCCACAGCCACGCTGTCGCCAAGGGCCAACGGGGCAAAAGGAGCGCAGCCCCAAACCACCACAGCCCCTGCACGACGCTCGATCCTTCCCTCTGACTGCACCAGCCCCGTGAACATCGCTCGCAGCGGCTCTCTGGCCATAATCGGATAGAGCCGCGCCGCCGACATGGTCGAAATGAGCGTCGCCGGAATTGCTCTCGATGCCGCCAGCCGCACACCCATGCTGCTATTGCGAGATCCAAGCGGTCGACGTCAGGTCCCGATCTGGATCGACCAGGCGCAAGCCCACAACATCATGGCCGGACTGCAGGGGGGAGCACCACCACGCCCCCTCAGCCATGACCTGATGGCAGCACTGTTGGTGGCTGGGGGGCTCGAACTGGAGCGCGTGATCGTCCACGCAATTGAGGACAGCACCTTTCATGCCGTCTTGAAGCTGCGACCTGATCTGGACGAAGCGGAGTTAGCTGAGAACGAAGTGCTCGAACTGATCGAAGTGGATGCCCGACCCAGCGACGCCATTGCGCTGGCGATCCGCACCGGCAGCGGGATATGGATGCTGGAGGAGGTGGTAGCGGAAGCCTCGATCCCGGTGGATGCAGAGGCGGATGCTGAAGATCAAACTGCCTTCAGCCGTTTCGTCGACGACCTCAGCCCTGCGGCCTTGGTGCGCCATCTACGCAACCAAGACAGCGAAGCACCCTCGGAGGAGTGAAAACCCGCGCCTTCGGCAGCGGCCGCCCCGTCAGCCTGTTCAGCCTGGGCACGATGCGTGCCCTGAACTCAGCGGCCCAGATGGCCGAGGTGCTTGACGCGGCAGCTGCAGCTGGAATCAATCACCTGGAAACCGCCCCGGCCTACGGACCTGCAGAACGTTTTCTGGGAGAGGCTCTTCGCCAGAACAGCCAGACAAGATCAGACCACTGGGTGATCACCAGCAAACTGCTGCCAGGGCTGAGTTTCGCGGAGGGACAACGCCGCCTTGATCAGATTCTGGAGCGGCTGGGCTGTCCACAGCTCGACAACCTCGCCATCCACGGCATCAACCGGGAGGAACATCTGGACTGGGCCCTGATGGGTGATGGATCCAGGCTTCTGGACTGGGCCCTCAGCAGCGGCCGCGTCAGCCAGGTGGGCTTCAGCAGCCATGGCAGCAACCCGCTGATCGATCGGGCGCTGCGCAGCCAGCGCTTCAGTTTCTGCAGCCTGCACCTGCATTGGCTGGATCCCCAGCGCCTGCCCTTGGCCCGTTGGGCCCTTGAGCAAGGCCTCGGTGTGATAGCAATCTCCCCTGCCGACAAAGGCGGTCGCCTACAGGCCCCCAGCCCAACACTTGTGGAGGACTGCACCCCCTTTGCCCCCCTTGAGCTGGCTTACCGGTTCCTGCTGGCAAAGGGCATCAGCACCCTGACCGTTGGTGCCGCCGCTGCAGGCGATCTTCAACTTGCCGCAACACTGGCGCAGGAGGATGGCCCCCTCAGCCAGGCAGAGCAACAGGCCCTGATCACGGCAGAAAGGCGGCAGCAGGAACGCCTCGGCCAGGGGCATTGCAAGCAGTGTCAGGCCTGCCTCCCCTGTCCGAACGAGGTTCCGATTCCCGAACTCTTGCGGCTGCGCAATCTGGCCATAGGCCATGGGCTCACCGCATTCGCGCAGGAGCGCTACAACCTGATCGGCCGTGCCGGCCACTGGTGGGAAGAGAACGATGCTTCGGCCTGTGAACGCTGTGGGGAGTGCCTTCCCCGTTGCCCGCATCACTTGCCCATTCCTGATCTGTTGGCAGACACCCACCAACGCCTGGAGGCTTCACCGCGGCGGCGACTATGGAGCTGAATCTCGCCAGAGCTCTTCCAAGGCACTCCGGTCGTCTGGCAACAGCGGTGGCAGTGACCAGCAGCGTGACCAGGTGTCTGCAGAGGGAAAGAGCAGAGGCCGCAGACGCGCCGAAAGGGCCTTCTGATCCGCCATCGCCCCTGACGATGCAATCGGCACGCGCCATCCCTGCTGCACCAAGCGGCGACGCAGGGGATCCCGCCATCCCTGCTCGACCCAGCTCTGGGGCATTGGTTCAGGACTGGCCTCCGGACGGAGCAGAACAGTCCAGTGCAAGGGGGCACCGGAGGCAGGCAGCACCGCCCGAAGACGGGGATCCCGCCCCAGCAGCGTGATGCAGCGGTTGAGCGGTAGAACCACCAGCTTGGCCTCACCCTTGAGCAGCCAGTTGGTGGCTTGCCGGTCGTCGTAGGTGAGGACCTGGCGACGCAGCGCACTCAAAGCCTGACCTCCGCCCAGATGGTCCGCCAGGCTCATCACCAAGCGGGGGCTGGAGGGCAGAACCACACGTCCTGCCATGGAGGAATCCAGGAGAAGAGGCCAGCCCTTCTGGGTCATGGCCGGGTCATCCCGAAACAGCATCACCCAGGGGCTGACGGCCAGCGGCAACACCCGATCCTGCAGAGCACCGAGGTCAGCCAGAAGAGCCTTGGCCTGACCATCCAACTGGCTGAAGAGCAGTTGAGAGTCGATGGGCTGGAGTTTGTCCGCTGGATGGGCATCCAGCCACCCATCACCCATCACCAACAAATCGGCATGCGCCTGATCCGCCGGCGTCCAGTCCTGCTGGGCTGGGGCCAGCGTCAGGCGCCAGGGCTTGGGCAAGGCATCAGCCCACACTTTCGGCAAAACCCCAGCCGGAGCCATCAGTGTTGGTGCGGCTGTCGCAGGACGACAGCCCGCCAAGAGGACGGTACCGGTCGCCCCGATCATCTGGAGCACTTGGCGCCGGCTCAGGGGACCCAACCGCTCACTCCAGACGTTCATGGGCTTGACGTTACGGGGCGGCTGAGAGCTGCTCCAAGGCATGCTCACAATCCAGCACTAGGTCGTCACAGGACCAACCGCGCAGCTGTGCGAGCAGCAAGAGGGCTCCGGCCCCCACCCCTTCTTTCACAAAGCCCCGTTCGTAGTCCCTTAAGGGTTGATGGGTACTGCTGTGAAAACGCACACCACAGGCCAAGACGGACAGTGCGGCAGCCAGGTGGCTCGCGGTGGCATCCACCAACCCGCCAAAGGGGGACTGACCCGCAGCAGCCGCACCCTCATCAGCGAGCCAGCCGGTGGTGCCGATCAGCACCTGGGCCGCGAGGTGTTCCCGCTGTGGAGCGGGTAAAGCCTGCATCGCCAAGGCCAGAACAGCCAGCATCTGGCAACCGCCCCCCAGCAACAGCGGTTGTCCCGCCGAAACCGCACCCACCAAGACCCCTGCGGTAAAGGCCTGAAAAGGGTCACCAACAGCAGCCAGAATTTGCTCGGCCGAAGGATGCGCGCCAAGGGACGCTCGCTGCAGCCCTCTGGTAACGAGCTCTTGCTTGAGCTGCTGCGGCGGATGAAGAGCACTACCGCTGATCAGATGGGCAACCTCCACACCGAGGGCCGTCAACACCGCTTGAGCGGTTGTGGTGCCTCCTGGAACACACTCCGCCACCACCAGGGGGCGTTGCAACCGCTGCCCCAGCAGCTCTCCCTGTCGCCACAAATGCTGCACCCGCAGCAAAGGCATCGCCGCACCCGTGGACAAACAGGCTGAGGGCCCTTGATCCAGGGGCTCAATATCCAGGTGGGGAAAATCGGGTTTCTGGGCCAAGCCGAGGGCCGCCACCTGCGGCGTCAACTTCAAGCGTCGCGCCGCGACGTAACTGAGCAGGGCGGGGGAGACCCCAGCGGGCAGCGGCGGCAAGGGCCAACGGCGCTGTTCAGCCGGACCACGGATCAGAATCTCCGCATCAGCCAGGGCGGTGTAACGCCGCGAAGCCACGGTGGAGCCAGCGGCAGAGATCCCCTCATGCTCCGCCGTTCGTGTGGCCGCCAGAACGAGCAACAGATCCAGCGGTTGCTCGGTGGAGGTCCAGGGACGAAGAACCGCTGCATCCAGAGCGCTTGCACCGAGACCTCCCAGCTGCTTACAGCCCTCAGGCAACACCGAGGCTTCAGAGGGGATCGAGGGCAATGAGTCCATGCAGCAGCTTCGGGGGCTCCGGAATCGGTGATTTCAGGCGGGGAAAGATCCAGTACGCCAGAGCATGAAGGGACAGGACGTAGATGACCTCCTGAACCACCACCAACAGCAGCGCCATCAACTGCACCTGGGTGAGATCCGGTGTGATCGGCAGATGAAGCGCCGCAATCAAGCGGTCGAGCAGAGCGGAGCCAGCCCGGGTGATCACCACCCAGAGGTTTTCTCCCAGCAGCAACGAGAGCACGAGAACTCGGACCAAAAAACCTGCTGTTCCAAGAACGATGCCCCCCGACCAGCTCAGCCACCAGCTGACCCCCCGGCACCAGCTCCAGCCCAGCCACAGCGACAAAAGCCCGTAGGGAAACAGCAGCAGCGGCCCACGCAAAGGACCCATCAAGGCCGTGAGCAGAAGCACAGAGAGCAGCAGGCCCTCGGCGCCGGAACGGCTGCCGCGCCGTAACTGCAGCAGGATCAGGGGAAGGGGAAGGGCCAGACGGAAAAGCGCACCACCCACCGGTAAGTAGTAGAGGGCTAACCAGATCAGCCCCGTCGCGGCAGCGAGATACGCCCCCTCAACCAGCCTCAGAGCCTGCTGGCGGCTCAACCGGGGCGTCGCGTCGGTCATGGTTCGACCCGCTCAATCCGTTCCACAGCGAAGCCAACATCCGCCTCGCGCAAGGCGCGGGTGACGGCTTCCGCAGGAGCGGCAGGGTCGGCTCCGGCCAAACGGATGGTGATCCGGTAAGGCGCCTGGGGCAGACGTTGGGATGACACCGTCCGCGGTTTTGGCTGCGGCACAGGCTCAGGGGCATTCTCTGCCTCAGGCCGGAAAACAGGCTCGGCCGCCGGTGCAGAGGGGGGATCAGCAGTGGGACTTGCAACCGTTGGGCTGGTCTTCACAGCCGGGACGGGCGTAGTTAGCTGCACCGTTCTGTCTTCAGGCACCGCAAAGGATCGCTCCAACTGCTCGGCGACTGGTGTACCGGCACAGGCCTGCAGGAGCCCCACAGGCAGCAGCCAAAGCAGACGTGCCATCAACTGTCAGCCGGCTTGATCACCCGCACCGCACTGGCCCTAAGCCGACCGGTCTTAGTCGTGGCAGGAGGTTTCTTGGCGGCTGGTTTTTTGGCAGCTGGCTTCTTCGCCGCCGGTTTTTTAGCGGCAGTTTTACGACCGCCCTTTTTCGATGCTGCCTTGGCGGCAAGCAGTTCCACCGCCTCCTCAATGGTCACATCGTCAGCACCTTTGCCTTCAGGCAGCGAGGCATTCACCTTGCCCTGTTTGACGTACAGGCCGTAGGGGCCGTCATAGACCTGAATCGTTTCATCACTGCCCTCCGGCTTACCGAGGTCCTTGAGGGCGGTGCGTCCACCCCGACCCCGCTTGGGCATGGCCAGCAGCTCAAGGGCACGGCTCAGTCCCACCACCAGAACATC
Coding sequences within it:
- a CDS encoding cytochrome c oxidase subunit 3; the protein is MTTTVPIKEQEHSHEQHAEHPDHRMFGLATFLVADAMTFAGFFAAYLTFKAVNPLPDGAIYELELPLPILNTVLLLVSSATFHRAGQAIRQDHHGRCRRWLLITAGLGLAFLVSQMVEYFTLPFGLTDNLYASTFFAATGFHGLHVTLGALMTLIVWWQARQPQGRVTAADHFPLEAAELYWHFVDGIWVILFVILYLL
- a CDS encoding AbrB family transcriptional regulator; translation: MLVGKELLDKARSLSNRPEDDIARGCGYVGPSGRLLKKSFYRALVEAKAAAQGWQLPKSSSSSSSGGSRGRQAEFRTRVHGNGNLLIGHAYTRRLGLEPGQEFKIELQRDSGMIVLQQMDQDQP
- a CDS encoding riboflavin synthase; the protein is MFTGLVQSEGRIERRAGAVVVWGCAPFAPLALGDSVAVDGVCLTAAELMGDGFRADVSEETLRRTTLGRKADRGGAVNLEPALRLSDRLGGHLVSGHVDATGEVTHLETLPHSWALSIRWSEPRFGRYVCEKASIAVDGISLTVAECSADGSTFTLAVIPHTWEATTLRHLAVGDTVNLEADQLARYAERLLHATAAEDGNAEGRKRDDELSANWLAAHGWS
- a CDS encoding bifunctional nuclease family protein, with the translated sequence MVEMSVAGIALDAASRTPMLLLRDPSGRRQVPIWIDQAQAHNIMAGLQGGAPPRPLSHDLMAALLVAGGLELERVIVHAIEDSTFHAVLKLRPDLDEAELAENEVLELIEVDARPSDAIALAIRTGSGIWMLEEVVAEASIPVDAEADAEDQTAFSRFVDDLSPAALVRHLRNQDSEAPSEE
- a CDS encoding aldo/keto reductase; the encoded protein is MKTRAFGSGRPVSLFSLGTMRALNSAAQMAEVLDAAAAAGINHLETAPAYGPAERFLGEALRQNSQTRSDHWVITSKLLPGLSFAEGQRRLDQILERLGCPQLDNLAIHGINREEHLDWALMGDGSRLLDWALSSGRVSQVGFSSHGSNPLIDRALRSQRFSFCSLHLHWLDPQRLPLARWALEQGLGVIAISPADKGGRLQAPSPTLVEDCTPFAPLELAYRFLLAKGISTLTVGAAAAGDLQLAATLAQEDGPLSQAEQQALITAERRQQERLGQGHCKQCQACLPCPNEVPIPELLRLRNLAIGHGLTAFAQERYNLIGRAGHWWEENDASACERCGECLPRCPHHLPIPDLLADTHQRLEASPRRRLWS
- a CDS encoding ABC transporter substrate-binding protein; this translates as MPWSSSQPPRNVKPMNVWSERLGPLSRRQVLQMIGATGTVLLAGCRPATAAPTLMAPAGVLPKVWADALPKPWRLTLAPAQQDWTPADQAHADLLVMGDGWLDAHPADKLQPIDSQLLFSQLDGQAKALLADLGALQDRVLPLAVSPWVMLFRDDPAMTQKGWPLLLDSSMAGRVVLPSSPRLVMSLADHLGGGQALSALRRQVLTYDDRQATNWLLKGEAKLVVLPLNRCITLLGRDPRLRAVLPASGAPLHWTVLLRPEASPEPMPQSWVEQGWRDPLRRRLVQQGWRVPIASSGAMADQKALSARLRPLLFPSADTWSRCWSLPPLLPDDRSALEELWRDSAP
- a CDS encoding nicotinate-nucleotide--dimethylbenzimidazole phosphoribosyltransferase, with amino-acid sequence MDSLPSIPSEASVLPEGCKQLGGLGASALDAAVLRPWTSTEQPLDLLLVLAATRTAEHEGISAAGSTVASRRYTALADAEILIRGPAEQRRWPLPPLPAGVSPALLSYVAARRLKLTPQVAALGLAQKPDFPHLDIEPLDQGPSACLSTGAAMPLLRVQHLWRQGELLGQRLQRPLVVAECVPGGTTTAQAVLTALGVEVAHLISGSALHPPQQLKQELVTRGLQRASLGAHPSAEQILAAVGDPFQAFTAGVLVGAVSAGQPLLLGGGCQMLAVLALAMQALPAPQREHLAAQVLIGTTGWLADEGAAAAGQSPFGGLVDATASHLAAALSVLACGVRFHSSTHQPLRDYERGFVKEGVGAGALLLLAQLRGWSCDDLVLDCEHALEQLSAAP